The Neobacillus sp. PS3-34 genome has a window encoding:
- a CDS encoding heterocycloanthracin/sonorensin family bacteriocin: protein MQNFHNDLQMLGLDQFHVGEVNSIDPLSQQNMNDLRRCGRCGGCGGFRCGGFRCGGFRCGGFRCGGFGLGGFGLGLGLGLSCFGCFSCYSCGGCYGCSSCWGGWGW, encoded by the coding sequence ATGCAAAATTTTCATAATGATTTGCAAATGTTAGGATTGGATCAATTCCATGTTGGAGAGGTAAATTCTATAGATCCTTTGAGCCAGCAAAATATGAATGACTTGCGCCGGTGTGGCCGGTGCGGAGGATGCGGAGGTTTTCGTTGTGGCGGATTCCGGTGTGGAGGGTTCCGTTGCGGAGGCTTCCGATGTGGTGGTTTCGGTTTAGGTGGTTTTGGATTGGGTCTTGGTCTTGGTTTAAGCTGCTTTGGCTGTTTTAGCTGCTATAGCTGTGGGGGTTGTTATGGCTGTTCCAGCTGCTGGGGCGGTTGGGGATGGTAA
- a CDS encoding glycerophosphodiester phosphodiesterase family protein — protein sequence MKKKKFILATLATLMVCSAADLDTAKPASAAENPSRSDKSSYGPKGFDLQAHRGGLGLTVESTIASFSRGLEVGVSTLELDVQITKDHQAVISHDRKISGDKCQDTEPAFTGDPEYPYVGKYIKDLTLAQVRKLDCGSKALAQFPGQRTSPGSKMPLLSEVFALVKLYDANKVWMNIETKVEAGAPEETAPREEFVQIVARQVREAGMLKRVSIQSFDWGSLMRMHEVEPRLPLVALTNGPQFLQPGQPGASPWLGGIDIDDFGGDLVAAAHSFGANAISPVHGFPQNGKITDENYEPYVTKRMVQEAHKNGMKVIPWTIDDEPTMNKLIDDGVDGLITDYPDRLRGVMEQRGFKLPKRYKAPAK from the coding sequence ATGAAGAAGAAAAAATTTATATTAGCAACATTAGCTACCCTTATGGTGTGTTCAGCGGCAGACCTGGATACAGCAAAACCTGCGTCCGCTGCTGAGAATCCATCCCGGTCAGACAAATCCAGCTACGGTCCAAAAGGGTTCGATCTGCAGGCCCATCGCGGTGGATTAGGTCTCACCGTCGAATCCACGATTGCTTCGTTCTCCAGAGGGCTTGAAGTCGGTGTAAGCACACTTGAGCTTGACGTGCAGATCACAAAGGACCACCAGGCTGTCATATCTCACGACCGGAAAATTTCAGGCGACAAGTGCCAGGACACGGAACCGGCGTTCACGGGTGACCCTGAATACCCTTACGTTGGCAAATACATAAAGGACCTAACCCTTGCTCAAGTTCGTAAACTAGATTGTGGATCGAAAGCGTTGGCTCAATTCCCAGGTCAGCGCACGAGTCCAGGTTCTAAGATGCCACTGTTAAGTGAGGTGTTCGCTCTCGTCAAACTCTATGATGCCAACAAAGTGTGGATGAACATCGAGACAAAAGTGGAAGCCGGCGCACCGGAGGAAACGGCTCCTCGTGAAGAATTCGTACAGATTGTTGCACGCCAGGTTCGCGAAGCCGGGATGCTCAAGCGAGTGTCAATCCAAAGCTTCGACTGGGGCTCACTTATGCGTATGCACGAGGTAGAGCCGCGCTTACCACTCGTCGCCCTGACCAACGGGCCGCAATTCCTGCAGCCAGGCCAGCCGGGTGCCTCTCCATGGTTGGGCGGAATCGACATCGACGACTTCGGTGGCGACCTCGTGGCAGCGGCACACTCGTTTGGCGCTAATGCAATCTCGCCAGTGCATGGTTTTCCGCAGAATGGCAAAATCACTGATGAGAACTACGAGCCATATGTGACGAAGCGCATGGTTCAGGAAGCTCACAAGAACGGAATGAAGGTCATCCCGTGGACGATTGACGACGAGCCTACCATGAACAAGCTTATCGATGACGGCGTTGACGGGCTTATCACAGACTACCCGGATCGGCTGCGGGGGGTTATGGAGCAGCGTGGTTTCAAATTGCCTAAGCGCTATAAGGCTCCTGCAAAGTGA
- a CDS encoding DUF1697 domain-containing protein yields MTNYIALLRGINVGGHNIIKMQELRTVLTNMGLEQVRTYIQSGNVLFQSDKNASRLSELIEQEINNAFGFSVTVILRTEKEWEQLIKNCPYPVDSLLEGESVHVACLAEQPKQEAIDHLLQFKSDLDECYIEGKEIYFYFRQSIRDSKLASQLPKIGVPATVRNWKTILKLEAMLKQVIEG; encoded by the coding sequence ATGACGAACTATATTGCTTTACTAAGAGGGATTAATGTAGGTGGACATAACATTATTAAGATGCAGGAATTGAGAACCGTTTTAACAAATATGGGGCTGGAACAAGTGAGGACGTATATTCAGAGTGGAAATGTTTTGTTTCAATCTGACAAGAATGCGTCACGATTAAGCGAGCTAATCGAGCAGGAAATTAACAATGCTTTTGGTTTTTCAGTGACAGTAATCCTAAGAACAGAAAAGGAATGGGAACAACTGATAAAAAATTGCCCATACCCCGTGGACTCGTTACTAGAAGGCGAAAGTGTACATGTAGCGTGTCTGGCTGAGCAGCCAAAACAGGAAGCAATCGATCATTTACTTCAGTTTAAAAGTGATTTAGATGAATGCTATATAGAAGGAAAAGAAATCTATTTTTACTTCCGTCAAAGCATTCGAGATTCTAAACTTGCTTCTCAGCTTCCAAAAATAGGTGTCCCGGCCACCGTACGTAATTGGAAAACTATTTTAAAACTTGAAGCGATGCTAAAGCAAGTTATTGAAGGGTAG
- a CDS encoding PBP1A family penicillin-binding protein: protein MTNNFFKTLLLFFSISTLLAGCSTSELVNEINLDDTKLQFESNTIIYDQDNHEIQRLSANQNRELVSLKELPEYLKMAFVVTEDKRFYEHNGVDPKGIFRALYNNIKSGTKKEGASTITQQLARNVYLSSEKTLARKSKEVIIAAELERKYTKDQILEMYLNYIYLGSGAYGMQAAAQEYFGKDAKDLTIAEAALLAGLPKAPSTYSPRHNLELAKERRGVVLSLMRENKIISAQEEKEANGQEIILSQETFKKHSPYQAYIDFAAKEAADGLKISLEQLYHGGYHIYTNLDIHVQKSMNAAVSNYYFQEDERDQSVEVGMTSVDPKTGAVTALYGGRNYIYQDLNHSTTLYQPGSVIKPLAVYAPALETGLWKPDSLIKDEPMSFGDYSPHNAGGSYHGYVTLAEALARSLNIPAVSLLQEIGVNTGFQFVENAGITLDPNDRNLSLALGGLTKGVSTLEMAQAYGAFANNGVMIDAHAVRNITDRDGTSLLTVNPPAKKIMSAETAQEMTEMLQGVISKPYGTGKAANIGRPVAGKTGTTQLNINGIDGNKDAWFTGYTDHLVTSIHIGFDRTDKNHYITSGGGKTPAELFHWLMRDQ from the coding sequence ATGACAAACAATTTCTTCAAAACTTTACTGCTTTTCTTTTCGATATCCACTTTATTGGCAGGCTGCTCAACGAGTGAACTTGTAAATGAAATAAATCTAGATGACACCAAGCTGCAGTTTGAATCAAACACGATTATTTATGATCAAGATAATCATGAAATTCAACGACTTTCTGCCAATCAAAACAGAGAGCTTGTCAGTTTAAAAGAATTGCCTGAATACTTGAAAATGGCATTCGTGGTGACGGAGGATAAACGCTTTTATGAACATAATGGAGTGGATCCAAAAGGAATTTTTCGGGCTCTATACAATAATATAAAGTCTGGCACCAAAAAGGAAGGCGCCAGCACGATTACACAGCAGCTGGCTCGTAATGTTTATTTATCGAGCGAGAAAACGCTGGCGAGAAAATCGAAGGAAGTCATCATTGCCGCCGAGCTGGAGCGAAAGTATACAAAGGATCAAATCCTTGAAATGTATTTAAATTATATTTATCTTGGCAGCGGAGCGTATGGTATGCAGGCAGCGGCACAGGAATATTTCGGGAAGGACGCGAAGGATCTGACCATCGCTGAAGCCGCCCTGCTGGCTGGTTTGCCAAAGGCGCCCAGTACATACTCCCCTCGCCACAATCTGGAATTGGCAAAGGAACGCCGGGGTGTTGTTCTTTCCTTAATGAGAGAAAACAAAATTATTTCTGCACAGGAAGAAAAGGAAGCGAATGGACAGGAAATTATTCTTTCTCAAGAAACATTCAAAAAGCACAGCCCGTATCAGGCCTATATCGATTTTGCAGCCAAGGAAGCAGCAGATGGATTAAAAATTTCTCTTGAACAGCTTTATCACGGGGGCTACCACATTTATACCAACCTGGATATCCACGTTCAAAAGTCTATGAATGCGGCAGTGTCCAATTATTATTTTCAAGAGGATGAACGGGACCAATCAGTTGAAGTGGGCATGACCTCAGTTGATCCAAAAACAGGTGCGGTTACAGCATTATACGGTGGAAGGAATTATATCTATCAGGATTTAAACCATAGCACCACCCTGTATCAGCCAGGCTCCGTTATAAAACCGCTTGCGGTCTATGCACCCGCATTGGAAACCGGGCTCTGGAAGCCTGACTCCTTGATCAAGGACGAACCGATGAGCTTCGGGGATTACTCACCGCATAACGCCGGCGGCAGTTATCATGGCTATGTCACCCTTGCAGAGGCGCTGGCCAGGTCATTAAATATCCCTGCTGTTTCTCTGTTGCAGGAGATTGGGGTTAATACCGGCTTCCAGTTTGTCGAAAATGCTGGTATCACATTGGATCCAAATGACCGGAATTTGTCTCTGGCACTAGGCGGCTTGACCAAAGGTGTTTCAACTTTGGAAATGGCCCAGGCATATGGAGCTTTTGCCAATAACGGGGTTATGATCGATGCGCATGCAGTTCGGAATATAACAGACCGGGATGGAACATCCCTCCTGACTGTAAACCCTCCTGCTAAAAAGATCATGTCCGCAGAAACTGCCCAGGAAATGACTGAGATGCTTCAGGGTGTTATTTCAAAACCTTATGGAACCGGGAAAGCAGCGAATATTGGCCGCCCTGTCGCAGGCAAGACCGGAACAACGCAATTGAATATAAACGGAATCGACGGAAACAAGGATGCCTGGTTCACAGGATATACAGATCACCTCGTCACCTCGATTCATATCGGCTTCGACAGAACCGACAAAAACCATTATATTACAAGCGGAGGCGGCAAAACTCCTGCCGAGTTATTCCATTGGTTGATGAGGGATCAATAA
- a CDS encoding bifunctional GNAT family N-acetyltransferase/carbon-nitrogen hydrolase family protein, with translation MTETDMSKYEKKIIIRKIRVEDIDAIIALGKACFPNMDPWKREQLLSHIRIFPEGQFCVEYEDKIVGSCSSLIVNFDEYDDQHTWDIITDNGYITNHDPNGFNLYGIEVMVDPAYRRMKLGHRLYEARKELAVQLNLKSIIIGCRIPNYHKYKDEMTAREYVAAVEKHSIYDPVLSFQLLQGFTIKRINTRYLPDDKASDSMATLMEWNNIDYRPKSKRIYRTAFPVRICAVQYMMKKIDSFEDFIRQVGYYVDVAADFGSDFAVFPEIFTTQLMSFLEEKRPDQAVRRLATFTDQYIELFTQLAVRYNINIVGGSHFVEENGDIYNVGFLFRRDGTIEKQTKIHATPNERKWWGIAEGNDIQVFDTDCGKIAIQISYDIEFPELARIAVDKGANIIFVPFCTEDRQAYLRVRYCAQARAIENQVYTCIAGTVGNLTHVENMDIQYAQSGIFSPSDFEFARDGIVGECDANIDTVVVGDVDLEKLRRSRNSGTLSQLRDRRHDLYQIDWKSLS, from the coding sequence GTGACAGAGACAGATATGTCCAAATACGAGAAGAAAATCATCATTCGCAAAATAAGAGTAGAAGATATTGATGCAATTATTGCATTAGGAAAAGCATGCTTCCCTAATATGGATCCTTGGAAACGGGAGCAATTGTTAAGTCACATTCGAATATTCCCCGAGGGTCAATTCTGTGTGGAATATGAGGATAAGATTGTAGGGTCCTGTTCAAGTTTAATCGTCAATTTTGACGAGTATGACGACCAGCACACCTGGGACATCATCACAGATAATGGGTATATTACGAATCATGACCCGAATGGTTTTAACTTATACGGGATTGAAGTGATGGTCGATCCGGCATACCGGCGTATGAAACTGGGGCACCGTCTTTACGAGGCACGCAAGGAGCTCGCCGTTCAATTAAATCTTAAAAGTATCATTATTGGCTGCAGGATCCCAAATTATCATAAATATAAGGATGAAATGACGGCTCGAGAGTATGTTGCAGCCGTTGAAAAGCACAGTATATATGACCCCGTGTTGTCATTCCAGCTTCTTCAGGGATTTACAATTAAAAGGATTAACACAAGGTATCTGCCAGACGACAAGGCCTCAGATTCTATGGCGACATTGATGGAATGGAACAACATCGATTACCGTCCCAAGTCTAAGCGGATTTACCGTACCGCGTTTCCAGTCAGGATTTGCGCCGTACAGTATATGATGAAAAAAATTGATTCGTTTGAGGACTTTATTCGGCAAGTGGGGTACTATGTAGACGTCGCTGCTGATTTCGGATCGGATTTTGCAGTGTTCCCGGAAATATTTACGACCCAATTGATGTCATTTCTCGAAGAAAAACGACCGGATCAGGCAGTTCGTCGACTTGCGACCTTTACTGATCAATACATTGAGCTGTTCACACAGCTCGCCGTCAGATATAACATCAACATTGTCGGTGGATCACATTTCGTGGAAGAAAATGGAGATATATACAACGTCGGTTTTCTCTTTCGCCGTGACGGCACAATTGAGAAACAAACCAAAATTCATGCAACGCCGAACGAGAGAAAGTGGTGGGGCATTGCAGAAGGAAACGATATTCAAGTGTTTGACACGGATTGTGGAAAGATCGCGATTCAAATTTCCTATGACATCGAGTTTCCAGAGCTGGCAAGGATTGCGGTAGATAAGGGAGCAAACATCATTTTTGTCCCTTTTTGTACAGAGGATCGCCAGGCGTACCTTCGTGTTCGCTATTGTGCCCAGGCGCGGGCCATTGAGAATCAAGTATATACGTGCATTGCTGGAACCGTCGGTAATCTGACACACGTAGAGAACATGGATATTCAATATGCCCAGTCAGGAATTTTCTCGCCTTCAGACTTTGAGTTTGCAAGGGATGGCATTGTTGGGGAATGTGATGCGAATATTGATACCGTTGTAGTGGGTGACGTTGATCTTGAGAAGCTGAGACGTTCCCGGAATTCTGGTACGTTAAGCCAATTACGCGACCGGCGACATGATTTGTATCAAATTGATTGGAAAAGCTTAAGTTGA
- a CDS encoding thermonuclease family protein — MKKVNIAAVLVAVILFFSVFPNVSEAHRGTLDKLGGHFQNSNCDYLLHSPTPLAKSAKTKTQLLSMIKTYSSNKCKSSLTVNKIQLTYALPIGTGTAAPPATKPVIAPAKSALALHKTYKVTFYKGVDGDTAYFKINGKAVKTRFLFIDTPESTIQHQPFGKEASNYTTARLSKAKSITLETDGSNLYDKYSRLLAWVWVDGKLLQEDITKSGLVKQYYDYGTYKYESRIRTAMSYAKSHHAGIYK, encoded by the coding sequence ATGAAAAAAGTTAATATTGCCGCTGTTCTTGTAGCAGTTATACTATTCTTTTCGGTCTTTCCGAATGTTTCGGAAGCCCATAGGGGAACATTGGACAAATTGGGCGGTCATTTTCAAAATTCTAACTGTGATTATCTATTGCATTCGCCGACACCACTTGCCAAATCGGCGAAAACAAAAACCCAGCTGCTTTCCATGATCAAAACCTATAGCAGCAACAAATGCAAAAGTAGTCTGACAGTCAATAAGATTCAATTAACCTATGCATTGCCTATCGGTACAGGAACTGCAGCTCCGCCTGCAACAAAACCCGTTATAGCCCCAGCTAAGTCAGCTCTTGCCCTTCACAAAACCTATAAAGTAACTTTTTATAAGGGCGTTGACGGGGATACTGCTTATTTTAAAATCAATGGAAAAGCAGTCAAAACCCGCTTCCTATTCATCGATACACCTGAAAGTACCATCCAGCATCAGCCTTTTGGTAAAGAAGCAAGCAATTATACGACAGCACGACTGTCAAAAGCCAAAAGCATTACGCTTGAAACAGATGGCTCTAATCTTTATGACAAATACAGCCGCCTCTTAGCATGGGTATGGGTGGACGGAAAACTACTGCAGGAAGATATCACCAAATCAGGTTTGGTGAAACAGTATTATGATTACGGGACATATAAGTATGAAAGCCGAATCCGTACTGCCATGTCCTACGCTAAAAGCCATCATGCCGGAATATATAAGTAA